Genomic window (Spirochaetaceae bacterium):
ACGGATCGCGCCGCTGCTCGGCCAGTTCCGATACCGCCGGCAGGGCGCGTCCGACGCGCTCCGCCATGCGGTCCAGCGTCCTTTTCCAGGGTCGGCGGTGACGCCGTGGCGGGCCCGCCGAGGTGACCCGGTTCATCGACCGCGACCGTGCCCGGTGCGAGCGCTGAACGCTACGGCTTCACGCCGGCTTCCAGGCGTGAGTTGATCATCTCCTGGATGGTGTCCTTGTCCTTGCCGAGCGAAAACGAGAGTTCGTCCACCAGCAGCGAGCGCGCATTGTCGTACAGCTTGCGCTCCAGGATCGGCAGCTCCTTGATGCGGCTGCGATGGTAGAGGGCGCGCACCACGGTGGCGATATCGCTTACCGAGCCCGCCTTGAGCAGGTCGAGGTTCATCTGGTAGCGCAGCTTCCAGTCGGTCGGGATCGGCTCGTAGTCCTCGCCGATCAGGCGCAGGGCCCCGTTGGCCTCGGGGCGCGGCACGATGGCGCGGATGCCGAGTTCGTCCGCCTTCTCGACCGGCACCATGATGGTCATGTCGGAAACTTCGAGGTAGACCACGTAGTAAAGCAGCGTGTCGTCGCGGAAGGGACGCTCCTCGATGGTGGTCACCTGGCCCACGCCCTGCAGCGGATAGACGAGCTGCTGGCCGACCTTGTATTGCAGGCGGGGGCGGCGCACCGTGGCCCGCTTGCGGCTCCGCGGCTTGGCCGTCGTCTTGGCGGCGGACCCGTTGGAAGCGGCCTTGGAGGTCCTGGTGGTCCTCCTGGTGGTCCTGGTGGTCCGGGCAGTGGCCTTGGAAGTCCTGGTCGTCTTGGCCGCGGCGCCGTTGGCCTTGGCGGTGTCCGTGCCGCTCGCGGCGGCCTCGCCGTTCGCCTTGCCCGTGCCGGCGCTGTTGGCGGCGGCGGGGGGCTTGGTCGCCTTTGTGGGCTTGGCCGCACCGGCGCTCTTGGCGGATTTCGTGGACTTCGCGGCGCCATCCGTGTTGGCCGCACCAGCGCTCGGGGTGGCGCCGGCGGTCTGGGTGGCAGCAACGCTCTCGGCGGTCTTCACCGGCTTGGCCGTGCCGGAGGAGTGCGGCTTCGAGCGCGTGCCGGCAGGCTGCTTCTCCGGGACGGCGGCCGGCGCAGCCTCGCCTGCGGCGGCGCCGTCGGCCGCCGGCTTCGGCGTGGCAGCCGCGGCGGCACGCACCTGCCGGGCTGGCGGGAAGACTGCGGCCGATCCGGTAGCCAAGTGGAGATGCCTGATCTCGGGCGTTGGGGTGCCGGTACGGTTCGCCGTCATGCCCGGCGAACTGCCTGGCCCGAATCGGGCTCGGGCACACAACGTCAACATCACGGGGGAATATAACGACACCGTTACCAGGTTGCAAACGAATCGACCGCAAGCGTTTATACTGGAGTGCAACCGATGCCCGCCAAACGTCCACGCCGAGCGCGCTCTGCTCCCTCTGCTCACCGCCTCCTGGCCCTCGCCGCCTATCCCCTGCTGTTCGCGGCCATGCTTGCGGTCATCCTGCTGTTCCGGGAACAGATCTGGACCATCGCCACCC
Coding sequences:
- a CDS encoding CarD family transcriptional regulator; protein product: MRRPRLQYKVGQQLVYPLQGVGQVTTIEERPFRDDTLLYYVVYLEVSDMTIMVPVEKADELGIRAIVPRPEANGALRLIGEDYEPIPTDWKLRYQMNLDLLKAGSVSDIATVVRALYHRSRIKELPILERKLYDNARSLLVDELSFSLGKDKDTIQEMINSRLEAGVKP